A single region of the Plantactinospora soyae genome encodes:
- a CDS encoding ABC transporter permease — protein MNPIDQAVTWINDPLNWTNPGGILDRLVEHLGISAAAVALGCLVAWPLGLWLGHSGRGGGAVVLVSNITLAIPTIALLTILPLTALGFGKPPVIIALAVFAVPPLLANAYTGIRQVDPEVRDAARGMGLSGGQLLRRVELPLAVPYLAAGFRTAAVQVVATAALASFVNGGGLGQIISAGFGLGISVGGGQILAGGLLVALLALVIELIFAGVERIVTPRPLRRTRRRVARQADQRAAAAITGS, from the coding sequence ATGAACCCGATCGACCAGGCCGTGACCTGGATCAACGATCCGCTGAACTGGACCAACCCCGGCGGCATCCTCGACCGGCTGGTCGAGCACCTCGGCATCTCCGCGGCGGCGGTCGCGCTCGGCTGCCTGGTCGCCTGGCCGCTCGGGCTCTGGCTCGGGCACAGCGGCCGGGGCGGCGGCGCCGTCGTGCTGGTCTCGAACATCACGCTGGCCATTCCGACCATCGCCCTGCTGACCATCCTGCCGCTCACCGCGCTCGGTTTCGGCAAGCCTCCGGTGATCATCGCGTTGGCGGTCTTCGCGGTGCCACCGCTGCTCGCCAACGCGTACACGGGGATCCGGCAGGTCGATCCGGAGGTGCGGGACGCCGCGCGTGGGATGGGGCTCTCCGGCGGGCAGTTGCTGCGCCGGGTGGAACTGCCGCTCGCGGTGCCGTACCTCGCCGCCGGGTTCCGTACCGCCGCGGTGCAGGTGGTGGCCACCGCCGCGCTCGCCTCGTTCGTGAACGGCGGCGGCCTCGGGCAGATCATCAGCGCCGGTTTCGGGTTGGGCATCTCGGTCGGCGGCGGTCAGATCCTGGCCGGCGGGCTGCTCGTCGCGCTGCTCGCCCTGGTGATCGAGCTGATCTTCGCCGGAGTGGAGCGGATCGTGACCCCCCGTCCGCTGCGCCGGACCCGGCGCCGCGTCGCCCGGCAGGCCGACCAGCGGGCCGCGGCGGCGATCACCGGCTCCTGA
- the folK gene encoding 2-amino-4-hydroxy-6-hydroxymethyldihydropteridine diphosphokinase, with product MTQAVLSLGSNLGDRFAHLRTAVSELRDVLLVVSGVYETPPWGDLDQPAYLNAVVLVRGDGVAPGDWLDRARAAEAGAGRVRDPTRRFGPRSLDVDVVAVWTDDGEPVVSDDPELTLPHPRAHLRAFVLRPWIDIQPYGRLPGHGWLTDLMSTEPVASDVLELRPQPDLRLESD from the coding sequence GTGACCCAGGCCGTGCTCTCGCTGGGCAGCAATCTCGGCGACCGGTTCGCGCACCTGCGGACGGCGGTGTCGGAGCTGCGGGACGTACTCCTGGTGGTGTCCGGGGTCTACGAGACGCCGCCGTGGGGCGACCTGGACCAGCCGGCGTACCTCAACGCGGTGGTCCTGGTCCGGGGGGACGGTGTCGCCCCGGGCGACTGGCTCGACCGGGCCCGGGCCGCCGAGGCCGGCGCCGGTCGGGTCCGGGATCCGACGCGACGGTTCGGCCCGCGCAGTCTCGACGTCGACGTCGTCGCGGTGTGGACCGACGACGGCGAGCCGGTGGTCAGCGACGATCCCGAACTGACCCTGCCGCACCCCCGGGCCCATCTGCGGGCGTTCGTGCTGCGGCCGTGGATCGACATCCAGCCGTACGGGCGGCTGCCCGGCCACGGCTGGCTGACCGACCTGATGTCGACCGAACCGGTCGCCAGCGACGTACTGGAGCTGCGCCCCCAACCGGATCTGCGGTTAGAGTCGGACTGA
- a CDS encoding ABC transporter permease yields MSFRVIDRADPGNPWFSWDYVQSNSETILAALREHTWLTAQAVLIAALVAIPLAVLAYWFRPLTGPILALSGALYTIPSLALFAFAAPYLGTGTATVLLGLVLYALLLIIRNSLAGLNQVPAEVRDAAQGMGYGRFARLIRIDLPLALPGIFTGLRLATVSTVALVTVGVLVGHGGLGQLILGGFRNNFFKAEIMTGTILCVVLALILDLILAGLGRLLTPWARRRGAAG; encoded by the coding sequence ATGTCCTTCCGCGTGATCGACCGGGCTGACCCGGGTAATCCGTGGTTCTCCTGGGATTATGTGCAGAGCAATTCGGAGACGATCCTCGCCGCGCTGCGGGAGCACACCTGGCTGACCGCCCAGGCCGTGCTGATCGCCGCCCTGGTCGCGATCCCGCTCGCCGTGCTGGCGTACTGGTTCCGGCCCCTCACCGGGCCGATTCTCGCACTCTCCGGCGCCCTCTACACGATCCCGTCGCTGGCACTGTTCGCCTTCGCGGCTCCGTACCTCGGCACCGGCACCGCGACCGTGCTCCTCGGTCTGGTCCTCTACGCCCTGCTGCTGATCATCAGGAACTCGCTCGCCGGGCTGAACCAGGTGCCGGCAGAGGTCCGGGACGCGGCCCAGGGGATGGGGTACGGCAGGTTCGCCCGGCTGATCCGGATCGACCTGCCGCTGGCGCTGCCCGGCATCTTCACCGGCCTGCGCCTGGCCACCGTCTCCACGGTGGCGCTGGTGACCGTCGGCGTGCTGGTCGGGCACGGCGGCCTCGGTCAGCTCATCCTCGGCGGATTCCGCAACAACTTCTTCAAGGCCGAGATCATGACCGGGACCATTCTCTGCGTGGTGCTGGCCCTGATCCTGGACCTGATCCTGGCCGGTCTGGGGCGACTGCTCACCCCGTGGGCCCGACGTCGGGGAGCCGCCGGATGA
- a CDS encoding ABC transporter ATP-binding protein: MDVTPERDSAGPAGAVSAAAITLDQVRKQYPDGTVAVGDLSLEVKAGELVVLIGPSGCGKSTVLRMINRLIEPTSGRILLGDEDVTRTDPVQLRRRIGYVIQNVGLFPHQTISANVGTVPRLLGWSRARIQTRAAELLELVGLDPATFGPRYPHELSGGQRQRVGVARALAADPVVLLMDEPFSAVDPIARGRLQEEFLRLQAEVRKTIVLVTHDLDEAVRLGDRIVVLSQGGKLEQYASPATLLGEPASAFVREFVGTDRAIRRLAVTPITPDLLQPLPPDGNVPAGLPTVPIGSSLYDALAVLLTTNSDDARVTTEDGEPVGLLSRHRILSIDYPADPIGG, from the coding sequence GTGGACGTTACCCCGGAGCGCGACTCCGCCGGGCCGGCCGGTGCCGTGAGTGCCGCCGCGATCACCCTCGACCAGGTACGCAAGCAGTATCCCGACGGCACTGTCGCGGTCGGCGACCTGAGCCTGGAGGTCAAGGCCGGCGAGCTGGTCGTGCTGATCGGCCCGTCCGGCTGCGGCAAGTCGACCGTACTTCGCATGATCAACCGGCTGATCGAGCCGACCTCCGGGCGGATCCTGCTCGGCGACGAGGACGTCACCCGGACCGATCCGGTCCAGCTCCGGCGGCGGATCGGCTACGTGATCCAGAATGTCGGCCTCTTCCCCCACCAGACCATCTCGGCGAACGTCGGCACCGTGCCTCGGCTGCTCGGCTGGTCCCGGGCCCGGATCCAGACCCGCGCCGCGGAACTGCTCGAGCTGGTCGGTCTCGACCCGGCCACCTTCGGCCCGCGCTATCCGCACGAGCTCTCCGGCGGCCAGCGGCAGCGGGTCGGGGTGGCCCGGGCGCTGGCGGCCGATCCGGTCGTACTGCTGATGGACGAGCCGTTCTCCGCGGTCGACCCGATCGCCCGTGGGCGGCTCCAGGAGGAGTTCCTGCGGTTGCAGGCGGAGGTACGCAAGACGATCGTGCTGGTCACCCACGACCTCGACGAGGCGGTCCGGCTCGGCGACCGGATCGTCGTACTCTCCCAGGGCGGCAAGCTGGAGCAGTACGCCAGCCCCGCCACCCTGCTCGGCGAGCCGGCCTCCGCGTTCGTCCGGGAGTTCGTCGGCACGGACCGGGCGATCCGGCGGCTCGCGGTCACCCCGATCACACCGGATCTGCTGCAACCGCTGCCGCCCGACGGGAACGTCCCCGCAGGGCTGCCGACCGTGCCGATCGGCTCGTCGCTCTACGACGCGCTGGCGGTGCTGCTCACCACCAACTCCGACGACGCCCGGGTGACGACGGAGGACGGCGAGCCGGTCGGCCTGTTGAGCCGGCACCGGATCCTCAGCATCGACTATCCGGCCGACCCGATCGGCGGATAG
- a CDS encoding glycine betaine ABC transporter substrate-binding protein: protein MRTRTRLAIGATGALVAAGFLAGCGGAGSSGTEAPATGAQGAGCAPVAGSRLVVLEDDKKLQNTDNIIPAINSKAAQPQLVAALDKVSDSLDTTKLIGLNKAVDVDRKTPKVAAEEFASANNLTAGIPTGGTGSITVGAANFSENQTLGELYRIALTAAGYQVKVQQIGNRELYEPALEKGEIQVVPEYAATMADFLNDKVNKSGTATPPPISSPDLNQTVTGLKAAGEKVGISFGKPSAAQDQNAFAVTKEFADQHAVRTLSELAAKCSGTATVLGGPPECPQRPKCQAGLIQVYNLNVGRFSSLDAGGPQTKSALTSGAISVGLVFSSDGALAAG, encoded by the coding sequence ATGCGCACACGTACACGTCTGGCAATCGGCGCCACCGGCGCCCTCGTCGCGGCCGGTTTTCTGGCCGGCTGCGGCGGCGCCGGCTCGTCCGGTACCGAGGCTCCGGCGACCGGCGCCCAGGGCGCCGGCTGCGCGCCGGTGGCCGGGTCGAGGCTGGTCGTGCTCGAGGACGACAAGAAGCTCCAGAACACCGACAACATCATTCCGGCGATCAACAGCAAGGCGGCCCAGCCCCAGTTGGTCGCCGCGCTCGACAAGGTCTCGGACAGCCTCGACACCACCAAGCTGATCGGCCTGAACAAGGCCGTCGACGTGGACCGGAAGACGCCGAAGGTGGCCGCCGAGGAGTTTGCCTCGGCAAACAACCTGACCGCCGGAATTCCCACCGGCGGCACCGGCTCGATCACCGTCGGCGCCGCGAACTTCAGCGAGAACCAGACCCTCGGCGAGCTGTACCGGATCGCCCTCACCGCGGCCGGCTACCAGGTCAAGGTCCAGCAGATCGGCAACCGTGAGCTGTACGAGCCGGCGCTGGAGAAGGGCGAGATCCAGGTCGTTCCGGAGTACGCCGCGACGATGGCGGACTTCCTGAACGACAAGGTCAACAAGTCGGGCACCGCGACCCCACCCCCGATCTCCTCCCCCGACCTCAACCAGACGGTGACCGGGCTGAAGGCCGCTGGCGAGAAGGTGGGCATCAGCTTCGGCAAGCCATCCGCCGCCCAGGACCAGAACGCGTTCGCGGTAACCAAGGAGTTCGCCGACCAGCACGCCGTGCGTACGCTCAGCGAGCTGGCCGCGAAGTGCTCCGGCACGGCGACCGTGCTCGGCGGCCCGCCGGAGTGCCCGCAGCGGCCCAAGTGCCAGGCCGGGTTGATCCAGGTCTACAACCTCAACGTGGGTCGGTTCAGCTCGCTCGACGCCGGTGGCCCGCAGACGAAATCGGCCCTGACCTCGGGCGCGATCAGTGTCGGACTGGTGTTCTCCTCGGACGGCGCGCTCGCCGCGGGCTGA
- a CDS encoding IPT/TIG domain-containing protein — protein sequence MGSIRKSLSILAAVLVVGAVVVGPPTPAVAQPGSANARGVVVDLSAEVLGNMVISADATIGSATAPAGGGTDTSTLIPIALPGALGVTASGTVEQVTATRGATASSAFSSVNGLNLAVLGVDVLDGAEITATATCPLVGAQTADTTITGLSLFGTTVTLIVNGPSVTGSAVVTVAGMIGATLNASLTRTETTTAAGAAATAVLATFALTGIVNGQLVTIPVGTVIVAQASCERPPAPVPPTTSTIAPDSGPQSGGQTVTITGTGFVAGSTTVTFDGVPATGVTVATGGTSLTAVTPANPVGPAAVVVTTPAGSAAPLDYTYLADGSGANITGLTPPTGPTGGGTTVTITGTGLTGAVAVDFDGLPSTDFTINPAGTAITVVTPPNPAGPALVEVVFPAGRVTAPPFTYVAPTITSIVPDEGPSTGGTSVTITGTGFTGATGVNFGDTPGTNLVVDPSGTSLTVFTPPGAPGPVDVTVLIPGADAVAPNGFTYLAAPPTASAISPDSGPQSGGQTVTITGTGFVPGSTVSFDGVPATNVVVAPGGTSLTAVTPANPVGPALVVVTTPGGSAPPLDYTYLPDGSGAVVTGLTPTSGPAAGGTTVTITGTGFTGATGVTFDGNPGTNLVVDPSGTSLTVVTPPGLAGPADVRVQVPGADAVEANGFRYLAVAPAIESVDPSRGARTGGTTVTIDGGGFVPGQTTVTICGQTIPASRITVNQDGTSLTFRTPPCPAGDTTISVSTPNGVSNAVTFRYVGQNLPVTGSSTITLVRYSSGAVVIGVVLLLLGRRRRGNHVLG from the coding sequence GTGGGATCCATTCGGAAGAGCCTGTCCATCCTTGCGGCGGTACTGGTCGTAGGTGCCGTCGTGGTCGGCCCGCCGACGCCGGCCGTGGCACAACCGGGCAGCGCCAACGCCCGGGGCGTGGTGGTCGACCTGTCCGCAGAGGTCCTCGGCAACATGGTGATCAGCGCCGACGCCACCATCGGCAGCGCGACAGCGCCGGCCGGCGGCGGCACCGACACCTCCACCCTGATACCCATCGCCCTGCCCGGCGCCCTCGGGGTAACCGCGAGCGGCACGGTCGAACAGGTCACCGCCACCCGGGGCGCAACCGCCTCGTCCGCGTTCTCCAGCGTCAACGGGCTCAACCTGGCGGTGCTGGGCGTCGACGTACTCGACGGAGCCGAGATCACCGCCACCGCCACCTGCCCGCTCGTCGGAGCACAGACCGCCGACACCACCATCACCGGCCTGTCGCTGTTCGGTACGACCGTCACGCTGATCGTGAACGGCCCGAGCGTCACCGGCAGCGCGGTCGTCACCGTGGCGGGGATGATCGGCGCCACCCTGAACGCCTCGCTGACCCGGACCGAGACGACCACCGCCGCCGGTGCCGCGGCGACCGCCGTACTGGCCACGTTCGCCCTGACCGGCATCGTCAACGGGCAACTGGTGACGATCCCGGTCGGCACCGTGATCGTGGCGCAGGCGAGCTGTGAACGCCCGCCGGCCCCGGTCCCGCCGACGACGTCGACGATCGCACCGGACTCCGGCCCACAGTCGGGCGGCCAGACCGTCACCATCACCGGCACCGGCTTCGTGGCCGGCAGCACCACGGTCACCTTCGACGGCGTACCCGCGACCGGGGTCACCGTCGCGACCGGCGGAACCTCGCTGACCGCCGTTACCCCGGCGAACCCGGTCGGACCGGCCGCCGTCGTCGTCACCACCCCCGCCGGATCCGCGGCGCCGCTGGACTACACCTACCTGGCCGACGGCAGCGGCGCCAACATCACCGGCCTGACTCCGCCCACCGGCCCCACCGGTGGTGGCACCACCGTCACCATCACCGGCACCGGCCTGACCGGAGCGGTCGCCGTGGACTTCGACGGGCTGCCCTCCACCGACTTCACCATCAACCCGGCCGGTACGGCGATCACCGTGGTGACCCCGCCGAACCCCGCCGGTCCGGCCCTGGTGGAGGTCGTCTTCCCCGCGGGCCGGGTGACGGCACCACCGTTCACCTACGTCGCGCCGACGATCACCTCGATCGTCCCGGACGAGGGTCCGAGCACCGGCGGCACCAGCGTGACGATCACCGGTACCGGATTCACCGGAGCGACCGGGGTCAACTTCGGTGACACCCCCGGCACCAACCTGGTGGTCGACCCGAGCGGCACCTCGCTGACCGTGTTCACCCCGCCCGGAGCGCCCGGACCGGTCGACGTGACCGTGCTGATCCCCGGAGCGGACGCGGTCGCCCCCAACGGCTTCACCTATCTGGCCGCGCCGCCGACGGCGTCGGCGATCTCACCGGACTCGGGCCCGCAGTCGGGCGGGCAGACGGTCACGATCACCGGCACCGGCTTCGTACCCGGCAGCACCGTCAGCTTCGACGGCGTACCGGCGACGAACGTCGTCGTGGCTCCCGGCGGCACCTCGCTGACCGCCGTCACCCCGGCGAACCCGGTCGGGCCGGCCCTGGTGGTGGTCACCACGCCCGGCGGATCCGCGCCGCCGCTGGACTACACCTACCTGCCGGACGGCAGCGGTGCGGTCGTCACCGGGCTGACCCCGACCTCCGGACCCGCCGCCGGCGGCACCACCGTCACCATCACCGGCACGGGCTTCACCGGGGCGACCGGGGTGACCTTCGACGGCAACCCCGGGACCAACCTGGTGGTCGACCCGAGCGGTACCTCGCTCACCGTGGTCACTCCACCCGGGCTGGCCGGCCCGGCGGACGTACGGGTGCAGGTCCCCGGCGCTGACGCGGTCGAGGCGAACGGCTTCCGATACCTTGCCGTGGCGCCGGCCATCGAGTCGGTCGACCCATCCCGGGGCGCCAGGACGGGCGGCACGACCGTGACCATCGACGGCGGCGGGTTCGTACCGGGCCAGACCACGGTCACCATCTGCGGGCAGACCATCCCGGCCAGCCGGATCACGGTGAATCAGGACGGCACGTCGTTGACCTTCCGTACCCCGCCCTGCCCGGCCGGCGACACCACGATCAGCGTCAGCACGCCGAACGGCGTCTCCAACGCGGTCACCTTCCGGTACGTCGGCCAGAACCTCCCGGTCACCGGTAGCTCCACCATCACACTGGTCAGGTACAGCTCCGGTGCGGTCGTCATCGGAGTCGTCCTGCTGCTACTTGGCCGCCGCCGTCGCGGAAACCACGTCCTCGGCTGA
- a CDS encoding DUF3180 domain-containing protein, whose product MGPTRPATLVVAGLAAAAVAWLLVSSFYSRIPPLPWLPIVTLLGLAVLEGYAAANTRARIARKPGRDPVDPLAVARFVVLAKASALAGAIFAGFYAGLDAWLLIERTRAAANDVPAASAGLAASLALVGAALWLERSCRVPDRPDQDPDEDDRRRPDDL is encoded by the coding sequence ATGGGCCCGACCAGGCCCGCGACCCTGGTGGTGGCCGGGTTGGCCGCGGCGGCCGTGGCCTGGCTGCTGGTCAGCAGCTTCTACAGCCGGATACCGCCCCTGCCATGGTTACCCATCGTGACGCTGTTGGGGCTCGCGGTGTTGGAAGGCTACGCGGCGGCGAACACCCGGGCCCGAATCGCGCGCAAACCGGGCCGGGATCCGGTCGACCCGCTCGCGGTCGCCCGGTTCGTCGTACTGGCCAAGGCGTCGGCACTGGCCGGTGCCATCTTCGCCGGCTTCTACGCGGGACTGGACGCCTGGCTGCTCATCGAGCGGACCAGGGCCGCCGCGAACGACGTACCGGCGGCCAGTGCCGGCCTCGCCGCCTCGCTCGCGCTGGTCGGCGCGGCGCTCTGGCTGGAGCGGTCCTGCCGGGTGCCGGACCGCCCGGACCAAGACCCGGACGAGGACGACCGGCGTCGCCCCGACGATCTCTGA
- a CDS encoding ABC transporter permease, which produces MDGQPAEPAGRFEPDEPVRRRTVPPAALENVFDDPAHGEPGRDRIVVHLLWELVLLVAVAALAFLCNRDYPDLVRGARLESLLVFGAAIGLLTLAAALTLRSGAPNLALGPVAVAAALHFAENSDRGVVAAMLPATVAAVVLGLVVSLLVAGFHVPAWAATLAAGLAAIVFIEQRTAPVDVQGDYDPTQHAIYLFGGFAAVAVLAGLFGTLKTVRRTVGRFRPVGDPALRRGTAAGVIVTLSTVISMVFAVVAGMLLAAGSSGPVAPTTGIEWTGLAMGAALIGGASAFGRRGGIAGGLLATVALTLFIQYADERNLDIALSAVAAVVVAVGLLVTRLVETYGRPRPVVGRTEEWEEEPAPASTTSWEAARTQPPEPWTSSLPNQPTDNRADRWGGDRWGGSDR; this is translated from the coding sequence ATGGATGGCCAGCCGGCCGAGCCGGCCGGGCGCTTCGAGCCGGACGAGCCGGTACGCCGACGGACCGTCCCGCCGGCCGCGCTGGAGAACGTGTTCGACGATCCGGCCCACGGCGAGCCCGGGCGGGACCGGATTGTCGTGCACCTGCTCTGGGAACTGGTGCTGCTGGTCGCGGTGGCGGCACTGGCCTTCCTGTGCAATCGGGACTATCCCGACCTGGTCCGGGGTGCGCGACTGGAGAGCCTGCTGGTCTTCGGTGCGGCGATCGGGCTGCTCACCCTCGCCGCCGCACTGACCCTGCGGTCTGGCGCGCCCAACCTCGCTCTGGGGCCGGTCGCCGTCGCCGCCGCGCTGCACTTCGCGGAGAACTCCGATCGCGGAGTGGTCGCGGCGATGCTGCCGGCGACCGTGGCGGCCGTGGTGCTCGGGCTGGTGGTGTCCCTGCTGGTGGCGGGATTCCACGTGCCGGCCTGGGCGGCGACCCTCGCCGCCGGGCTGGCGGCCATCGTCTTCATCGAGCAGCGGACCGCCCCCGTCGACGTGCAGGGCGACTACGACCCGACCCAGCACGCGATCTACCTCTTCGGCGGGTTCGCCGCGGTCGCCGTGCTGGCCGGCCTGTTCGGCACCCTCAAGACCGTACGCCGCACCGTCGGGCGGTTCCGGCCGGTCGGCGATCCGGCGCTGCGCCGGGGCACCGCGGCCGGTGTCATCGTCACGCTCAGCACGGTGATCTCGATGGTCTTCGCGGTGGTGGCCGGAATGCTGCTCGCCGCCGGCTCCAGCGGGCCGGTGGCGCCGACGACCGGTATCGAGTGGACCGGTCTGGCCATGGGTGCCGCGCTGATCGGTGGCGCCAGCGCCTTCGGCCGACGGGGCGGGATCGCCGGCGGACTCCTCGCGACCGTCGCCCTCACCCTGTTCATCCAGTACGCCGACGAACGCAACCTCGACATCGCGCTGAGCGCCGTCGCCGCCGTCGTGGTGGCGGTCGGCCTGCTGGTGACCCGCCTCGTCGAGACGTACGGCCGGCCCCGGCCGGTGGTCGGCCGAACCGAGGAGTGGGAGGAGGAGCCGGCCCCGGCGAGTACGACGAGTTGGGAGGCGGCCCGGACCCAGCCACCGGAGCCGTGGACCTCCTCGCTGCCGAACCAGCCGACCGACAACCGGGCCGACCGGTGGGGCGGCGACCGGTGGGGCGGCTCGGACCGCTGA